TACCTTCACATGGAGGAAATCCAAAGTCTACTAAAGTTTGAGTGTATTCTTTAGTAAAAGTTTCAAGCTTAGCTTTTTCAATTTTGCAGTTATCATCTAGAATTAAAGCATTATCTTGGTCTGTTTTTAAAATTTGTTCAGCTCTTCCTTCACTTCCCATTACAATTAATGTAGATTTTCCAATGAGTTCTTCTGGTGCTATCATATTAAATAGTTTATCCATGATTTTTCTATTTAATTGATTTATTAGTTTTGAAATAAATGCAACTTTTACACCTTTTGCATAGAGTGATTTTACAATCTTAAGTAAAGATTGACTTGCAATTTTTAATTCTTCCACATTTGTAGCTTTTGCAATTTCATTAGAAACAGAGAATGTATGTGTTGCAAAAAATGAAGATAAAGATATTTGATCTAAAACTCCTACAATATCATGGTTTGAATTTTTTACTATTAATCTTTTTAATCCATGTTTTGTCATTAGTAGTTGGGCATTAAATAAAAAATCATCTTCATTTACATATTTTAGACCTGAATTTGAAATTTTACCCACACTATCATCGAAACTCATTTTATTTAAAATTACTTTTTCTCTAAAGTCTGAATCTGTTACTATATGAAGATTTTTTTCTTTATCTTTTAATAATAATGTAGGAACTTTTTTTTCTTTTAATTGTTTTACTGCTTCATAAATAGAAGTTTCAAAAGGAAGAATTAAAGCTTTATGAACCCTTGCATCTTTAACTTTTGCAACCATTAGGTTTACTAATTCTTTATTTTTTTCATGGTTTATATTTCCATTTAATTTTTCAGAAATTGATTGAAAGAAAAAATTCTCAAGGGCAGGGTTCTCATGTAGAACTTGAATAAATATTTCTCTAGGTAAAGTATAACAAATAGTCTCTTCTGTAGTTACAAAACAATTTTTTGAAAAATTCTCAATTAAGGAAATAGAATCAAAAAATTCATGATTCGAATATAATGATAAGACTTCAGAGTCTTCATTTTTTTCTTGAACTATACCTTTAATAATAAAATATAAAAATCTAGGTTCTTGTGAGAAATTTTGAATTATCTCTTCTTTTTTTAAATATACAATATCTAAGTTTTCAGCAAAGTATTCAAGTTGTTTTTTTGTTAGGTTTTCAAAAGGATGAATAGCTTTTAAAAATTTTATTTGTTCTTGTGTGTCCATGTTAAATCTCTATTATTAATTTATTAATTATAAGAAAAAATTAATAAAAGAAAGTAACCAAAAAATCAAAGAGAATAACTCTTTGATTTTTAATATTAGTGATCAACTGCTCCAGCTGCACCAATACCTGTATTTGCTCTAATATTTTGAGCTCTATATAATTCTTTTTCTGCTTTTCCTCTATCACTTCCATCTGTTTTAGAGAAGAACCAAATAGCAATAAATGCAACTGTTACAGAGAATAGTGCAGGGTGTTTATAAGGGAATAAAGCTTCTTCATTTCCTAAAATTTGTACCCAAACAATTGGCCCAATAATTACAAGTGTTACAGCTGTAATTAATCCAATTAATCCACCTAAGAAAGCACCTCTTGTTGTTAGTCCTCTCCAATAAATAGATAAGAAAAGAATTGGGAAGTTTGCAGAAGCTGCAATACCAAATGCTAATCCAACCATATAAGCAATATTTTGTTGTTCAAAAGCAATTCCTAAGATAACACCAACAATACCTACAATGATAACTGTGATTCTTGAAATTTTAACAACTTGCTCATCAGTAGCATTAGGATTTATAACATTTGAGTATAAATCATGTGAAATAGCACTTGCCCCTGATAAAGTAAGTCCTGATACAACTGCTAAAATAGTAGCAAAAGCAACAGCTGAAATAAATCCTAAGAATGCATTTCCACCTAGCATATGAGATAAGTGAATTGAAGCCATATTATTTCCACCAAATAATTTGCCATCAGTAAAATATTGTGCTCCATCTGCAGTATTTAAAAATGCAATTGCTCCAAATCCTACAATTGTAATAATAACCCAAAAATATCCTACAAATCCTGTAGCATAAACAACAGATTTTCTAGCTTCTTTTGCATTACCAACTGTAAAGAATCTCATAAGAACGTGAGGTAAACCTGCTGTTCCTAGCATAAGAGCCATACCTAATGATATAGCAGAAATAGGGTCAGAAATAAATCCACCTGGAGATAAAATTGATTCTCCATCACTATGATTTTCAGTAGCTGCTACAGCTAATGATTCAAAGTTAAAATTAAATGTATATAAAACCATTATGGCCATAAAAGATACACCAGTTAATAATAAGCAAGCTTTAATAATTTGAACCCAAGTAGTTGCAAGCATTCCACCAAAAGTTACGTAAATAATCATCATAACTCCAACTAGAATTACAGCAAACTCATATTCCATTCCAAATAGTACTTGAATAAGTTTTCCTGCACCTACCATTTGAGCAATTAAATATAATACTACAACTGATAATGTTCCGAAAGCTGCAAGAGTTCTAATTTCTTTTTGACTTAATCTATAAGCAGCAATATCTGCAAAAGTAAATTTACCTAAATTTCTTAATTTCTCTGCCATAAAGAAAAGAATAATTGGCCATCCAACTAAAAATGAAACTGCATAGATAACCCCATCATAACCTTTAAGGTAAATAAGACCAGAAACTCCAAGGAAAGCAGCAGCAGACATGTAGTCACCTGCAATTGCTAGACCATTTTGAAAACCAGTGATTCCCCCACCAGCTGTATAAAAGTCACTAGCAGACTTTGTTTTCTTTGCTGCCCAATAAGTAAGAGCTAAAGTACCCATAATGAAAATAAAGAACATAATAATCGCTGGAATATTAAGTTCTCTTTTCGTTGCTTCAAAACTTGCATCACCTGCTGCAAATGCAGAAAGTGCAATAATAGAAATTAGTGCTAATATTCTCAACATTACATTAAATCCTTTACATCTTCTTTTATTTCATTAGTTATATCTTCAAACTCACCATTTGCTCTTTTCACATAAATAACTGTTGTGATAAAACTAATTACTAAAATTGCAAGTGCAATTGGAAATGCAATTGTTGTTAACATACCTTCACTTATTTTTGTAGCTAGTATTTCTTTGTTAAATGCAATAGTTAAAATATAGGCATAAAACATCACTAAAACAAAAATACCAAGTTTTATACTAAAACTATTTCTTTTTGAAATCAGTTCTTCGTATTTAGGATTATTTTCAATCCTTTCAACTAACTCGTCCTTCATCTTCTCCCCTTTGTATTACAAAATCTTATAGTTAAGATTTCTAGAATGACATTTGTTTTATCTTTGCTATAACAAAGTAGCATCAGCATAGCATTAAAAAAAACAACAAATTATTATACTTTGGCAAAAATTAATTTAAACAAAAAGTGTACAAAAAATGTCAAAAAAAATGATATTATGTAAAAAAGTAGCAATTAAAAGTTTTAAGAATAGTCCTATTTTTCGTTGTTTTAAGAGATTTTAATATAAAGAGAGATTTTAATCTCTCTTTATTGTATAATTATTGTACAAAGTGTACTTTTTTAGTGGTCTACTGCTCCATCTGCACCAAAACCAGTTTCTGCTCTTATATTTTGAGCTTCATAAGCTTTTTCTTCATCTTTTGCTCTTTGAGAATTATCAGTAATAGAAAAGAACCAAATAGCAACAAATGCAATAGTTACAGAAAATAGTGCAGGGTGTTTATATGGGAATAAAGCTTCTTCATTTCCTAAAATTTGTACCCAAACAATTGGTCCTACAATTACTAAAATAACTGCAGTAGCTAATCCTATAATTCCACCTATGAAAGCACCTCTAGTAGTTAACTTTCTCCAGTAAATTGATAAGAATAAAATTGGGAAGTTTGCTGATGCTGCAATAGCAAATGCTAAACCAACCATAAATGCAATATTTTGTTGTTCAAATGCAATCCCTAAAATAACACCAACAAATCCAATTATAATAACAGCAATTTTAGAAACTCTAATCTCTTGCTCTTCTGTAGCATTTGGATTAATAACAGATGCATAAAGGTCGTGTGAAATTGCAGATGCTCCTGCTAGTGTTAATCCAGCAACAACTGCTAAAATTGTAGCAAAGGCAACAGCTGAAATAAATCCTAAGAATACGTTACCACCAACAATGTGTGATAAGTGAATTGCCGCCATATTGTTCCCACCAAATAATTTTCCATCAACAAAGTATGCAGCACCTGCATCAGAGTTTAAGAATACAATAGCACCAAGACCAATAACAGCAATAACTAAATAGAAGTAACCAATAAATCCAGTTGCATAAACAACAGATTTTCTAGCTTCTTTTGCATTACCAACTGTAAAGAATCTCATTAATACGTGAGGAAGACCCGCCGTACCAAGCATTAATGCAAGTCCTAAAGAAATAGCAGAAATAGGGTCAGAAATAAATCCACCTGGCGCCATAATTGCTTGACCTTTTTCATGACTTTCTACTGCTTTTGTTGCTAAAGCTTCAAAAGAAAAACCAAAGTGACTTAATACCATAAATCCCATAAATGAAACACCAGATAAAAGTAATACAGCTTTAATAATTTGAACCCAAGTAGTTGCAAGCATTCCACCAAAAGTTACATAAATAATCATCATAACTCCAACAAGAATTACTGCATACTCATACTCTAATCCAAATAATACTTGAATTAATTTACCCGAACCAACCATTTGAGCAATTAAGTATAAAGTTACAACAGATAGTGAACCAAATGCAGCTAAAGTCCTAATCTCTTTTTGACCTAATCTAAATGCAGCAATATCTGTAAATGTAAATTTACCTAAGTTTCTTAATCTCTCTGCTAATAAGAATAAAATAACAGGCCAACCAACTAAGAATCCAACGGCATAAATAAGACCATCATATCCACTTAAATAAACAAGTCCTGAAATACCAAGGAATGAAGCAGCAGACATATAATCTCCCGCAATTGCCATACCATTTTGGAAACCAGTAATTCCTCCACCAGCTGTATAGAAGTCACTAGCCGACTTTGTTTTCTTTGCTGCCCAATAAGTGATACCTAGAGTACCACCAACAAAAATAAAAAACATAATAATTGCAGCAACATTAAGTTCTCTTTTCGATGCTTCAAAATTTGCATCGCCTGCTGCAAATAATGCAACAGAAAATAGTGTAATTAGTGCTAATATTCTTAACATTATAATTCATCCTTTACATCTTCTCTTACTTTTTCAATTAATTCTTCAAACTCACCATTTGCTCTTTTTACATAAATAAGTGTTGTAAAGAAACTAATTACAATAATTGCAGCTGCAATAGGAAATGCTATAGTCATTACACCATCTCCTGTTCTTATTCCTAATAGTGCTGGTTCAAATGCAATTGTTAAAATAAATGCATAAAATAATACAAGCACAAATATTCCAAGTTTAATGGCAAAACTTGTTCTTTTTTTTACTAATTCTTGATAATTAGGATTAGCTTTAATTTTAGATACTAATTGATCGTTCATTATCGTCCTTTCTTTAGATGATATTTCTAGTTTTCCTGTTAATTTCTAATTTAAATAACAAATGTTCTAGAAAATATTTGAATATTATACATGAGATATTTTTTTTATACAATTATTATTTGACTATTAAGTCAATTTTAAGGCTTTAAAGGCCCTTAGTAACGAATTGTTACAGGTAAAAGTAGCAATAAAATAGCATAATTTTTAATGCTATTTTATTGCTATGTTCAAGCTATTTTATTGCTACGTTTGTAGTTTTATCCAGTATAAAAAGTAGAGTTTGCAGGAGATAAATCCCTTAGTTTTAAAAAAATCATTGAAGTCATAAGTGCATCATTTAAAGCATCATGTTTCCCAAGTTCTGGAATATCTAAATTTTTCATTATTGTGTCAAACTTTAGATCAACAAATTCATAATCTGAACTTCTTTTTCTTGTTTTAAAATACATAGAAGAAACTTCTATTTGGTGATTAGGCAAAGATACTCCAATGTATTCTTTTGTATATTTAGAAATCATGGCAATATCAAATTTTATATAGTAGCCTACAATAGGTCTATTCCCTATAAAATCAAGCAAATTTAAAATAGCTTCTTTAGGTTCAATTGCTTTTTGTAAATCTATTGGTCTGATTTGGTGTATTTTAATTGATTCTTCTGTAATTTCTTTAGAGGGTTTTACAAAAATATTTAATGTCTTTCTCATTAATATCTTATTTTGTTTTATTCTAACGGCACCAATTGAGAGAATTTCATCTTTTTTGGGATTAAGTCCTGTAGTCTCACAATCTAAACAAACATATTCATCTTTTAAAGGGTTATCAAAAAGATATTCATATTTTTTATCTAGTAACTTTTTTCTTTGCCAAGAATTTATTAGTTTTTTAAACATTATGAAATCTTATCAATTTTAAATACATAAGTAATAAATTTTTTAAAATTATTAACAATTTTAAAACTGTCTTTTAATAAATCTCTTTCTATTTTCCCTAAACTATGGGTATCTATTTCATTATTTATTTTTTTAGAATCTTGTATTTTTTGTAAATGTGCTTTAAGTCTTAATGTATTTAATACATCAAATGCTTCTAAAAGTTCATTTGCCATTTCTGCTTCTAATATTTTCTTTTGTTGTAATATTTTTATTCTTTTTACTGTTGTTGTTTCTCTAATTCTTTCTCTTAGGCTTAGACTTCTAATTCCTTGAACAATAGGGAATACACCAGTTTTCTTTATATCAATATTATAAGTTTTTGTCATAAAATTTGCTACTGTACTTGGAGTGTCAAAAGTAAGTGTTGCTCTTGCAAAATATGCCATAAATACATCTTTATCATGAAGTTTATTAAATAAGTCATCTTTTAAATTGATTAATAATTCTTTATCCCCTGCCACTGCAAAAGAATCAAAAAATATTGCTAAATCCATGTAGTTTTGCATATCTGGTGCTTCAATCCATCTTGCTGTATCTTTTTTATAATCATTTACAGTTTTACACCAAAAAGGATTTGAAACCATAATATTACCTTCACAAGGAGGATAGCCAAAGTCAATTAATGTTTCTGTAATTTGTTGCATATAGGGTCTATATTGTTCTACATCAGTTCCATCTTTTACAACAAGTGCATTATCTTGGTCAGTTTTTATTATTTGCTCATTTCTTCCTTCACTTCCCATTACTATTAAGCAGGCATTATTTTGTAGTTCTTCAGGAACAACAAATTTATATATTTTTTTATAAACTTTTGTATTTAATTGACCAATTAAGTTTGAGATATGATGAACTTTTACACCTTTT
This genomic interval from Halarcobacter mediterraneus contains the following:
- a CDS encoding putative nucleotidyltransferase substrate binding domain-containing protein: MDTQEQIKFLKAIHPFENLTKKQLEYFAENLDIVYLKKEEIIQNFSQEPRFLYFIIKGIVQEKNEDSEVLSLYSNHEFFDSISLIENFSKNCFVTTEETICYTLPREIFIQVLHENPALENFFFQSISEKLNGNINHEKNKELVNLMVAKVKDARVHKALILPFETSIYEAVKQLKEKKVPTLLLKDKEKNLHIVTDSDFREKVILNKMSFDDSVGKISNSGLKYVNEDDFLFNAQLLMTKHGLKRLIVKNSNHDIVGVLDQISLSSFFATHTFSVSNEIAKATNVEELKIASQSLLKIVKSLYAKGVKVAFISKLINQLNRKIMDKLFNMIAPEELIGKSTLIVMGSEGRAEQILKTDQDNALILDDNCKIEKAKLETFTKEYTQTLVDFGFPPCEGNIMLSNPYWCRTQKEFKDLIYDWITHPSEEKFMNLAIFYDAFCASGNRQLLDDLKQHLFKVCADSQSFYMHFAKIIMDFDVPLGFFDGFVFDSKDKEHKHELDIKKGGIFIVVQGVRALSLEYKLMRVNTLKRIKELTDKNIFTKEFSQELSEAFNYLNSLKLKSNIEKMDSAQTIDNYIDPDKLNRMEKDLLKDSFKIINKLKKILESHYKLNYV
- a CDS encoding cation acetate symporter; the protein is MLRILALISIIALSAFAAGDASFEATKRELNIPAIIMFFIFIMGTLALTYWAAKKTKSASDFYTAGGGITGFQNGLAIAGDYMSAAAFLGVSGLIYLKGYDGVIYAVSFLVGWPIILFFMAEKLRNLGKFTFADIAAYRLSQKEIRTLAAFGTLSVVVLYLIAQMVGAGKLIQVLFGMEYEFAVILVGVMMIIYVTFGGMLATTWVQIIKACLLLTGVSFMAIMVLYTFNFNFESLAVAATENHSDGESILSPGGFISDPISAISLGMALMLGTAGLPHVLMRFFTVGNAKEARKSVVYATGFVGYFWVIITIVGFGAIAFLNTADGAQYFTDGKLFGGNNMASIHLSHMLGGNAFLGFISAVAFATILAVVSGLTLSGASAISHDLYSNVINPNATDEQVVKISRITVIIVGIVGVILGIAFEQQNIAYMVGLAFGIAASANFPILFLSIYWRGLTTRGAFLGGLIGLITAVTLVIIGPIVWVQILGNEEALFPYKHPALFSVTVAFIAIWFFSKTDGSDRGKAEKELYRAQNIRANTGIGAAGAVDH
- a CDS encoding DUF485 domain-containing protein, with protein sequence MKDELVERIENNPKYEELISKRNSFSIKLGIFVLVMFYAYILTIAFNKEILATKISEGMLTTIAFPIALAILVISFITTVIYVKRANGEFEDITNEIKEDVKDLM
- a CDS encoding cation acetate symporter; amino-acid sequence: MLRILALITLFSVALFAAGDANFEASKRELNVAAIIMFFIFVGGTLGITYWAAKKTKSASDFYTAGGGITGFQNGMAIAGDYMSAASFLGISGLVYLSGYDGLIYAVGFLVGWPVILFLLAERLRNLGKFTFTDIAAFRLGQKEIRTLAAFGSLSVVTLYLIAQMVGSGKLIQVLFGLEYEYAVILVGVMMIIYVTFGGMLATTWVQIIKAVLLLSGVSFMGFMVLSHFGFSFEALATKAVESHEKGQAIMAPGGFISDPISAISLGLALMLGTAGLPHVLMRFFTVGNAKEARKSVVYATGFIGYFYLVIAVIGLGAIVFLNSDAGAAYFVDGKLFGGNNMAAIHLSHIVGGNVFLGFISAVAFATILAVVAGLTLAGASAISHDLYASVINPNATEEQEIRVSKIAVIIIGFVGVILGIAFEQQNIAFMVGLAFAIAASANFPILFLSIYWRKLTTRGAFIGGIIGLATAVILVIVGPIVWVQILGNEEALFPYKHPALFSVTIAFVAIWFFSITDNSQRAKDEEKAYEAQNIRAETGFGADGAVDH
- a CDS encoding DUF485 domain-containing protein gives rise to the protein MNDQLVSKIKANPNYQELVKKRTSFAIKLGIFVLVLFYAFILTIAFEPALLGIRTGDGVMTIAFPIAAAIIVISFFTTLIYVKRANGEFEELIEKVREDVKDEL
- a CDS encoding 3'-5' exonuclease, producing MFKKLINSWQRKKLLDKKYEYLFDNPLKDEYVCLDCETTGLNPKKDEILSIGAVRIKQNKILMRKTLNIFVKPSKEITEESIKIHQIRPIDLQKAIEPKEAILNLLDFIGNRPIVGYYIKFDIAMISKYTKEYIGVSLPNHQIEVSSMYFKTRKRSSDYEFVDLKFDTIMKNLDIPELGKHDALNDALMTSMIFLKLRDLSPANSTFYTG